The Oncorhynchus tshawytscha isolate Ot180627B linkage group LG12, Otsh_v2.0, whole genome shotgun sequence genome includes a window with the following:
- the LOC112262595 gene encoding zinc finger protein 131 isoform X2, with product MADKGEGCGSQFPDHYKVMLDKLNEQRQLDQFTDITLIVDGHQFRAHKAVLAACSQFFHKFFQDFTQEPLVEIEGVSNSAFRQLMEFTYTATLAVSGPEEVNDVWKAAEYLQMQEAIKALNNRMGDGTLFQLSQTLVAGNSKAKKRKISEILPSVEGEQVEIEVEIGEGTIEVEETGLEEVVDAARNTQAVSDDSALALLADITSKYQQGGLTLHVLKKEGLKEMVYQEETVTPPKTLESLEMVEVQISQLDKMFRCNKCDRSFRLYYHLKQHMRAHMAALDKPHACCHCGKAYTREGALKQHLNTLHYEAEELSRSQSQKKKTHVCEYCDKQFDHFGHFKEHLRKHTGEKPFACPDCHERFARNSTLKCHMAACQNGAGAKKGRKKLYECQVCSSVFNSWELFKDHLTTHTGEKPNHCTMCDLWFTQPDDLRQHLRDLHGVTDDKLITQELVIAAAATQEEVTREGKGGKRETLLLEDGISVEHVTVEPVGVVALVETAMLVDGEVTEMCEEDIERLKEAGVEIRVLQVSAEGQVNSEIQVEGSEVEVEEDSQPAIAV from the exons ATGGCAGATAAGGGTGAGGGGTGTGGTAGTCAGTTCCCAGACCATTATAAAGTAATGCTGGACAAACTGAATGAACAGAGACAGCTCGACCAGTTCACAGACATCACTCTCATAGTAGACG GACACCAGTTCAGGGCCCATAAGGCAGTGTTAGCAGCGTGCAGTCAGTTCTTCCACAAGTTTTTCCAGGACTTCACACAGGAGCCACTAGTGGAGATTGAAG GAGTGAGTAACTCAGCTTTCCGCCAGCTGATGGAATTTACGTACACAGCTACGCTGGCTGTCAGTGGGCCAGAGGAGGTCAACGACGTGTGGAAGGCAGCAGAGTACCTCCAGATGCAGGAGGCCATCAAGGCCCTCAACAACAG gATGGGTGATGGCACCCTCTTCCAGCTATCCCAGACTCTGGTGGCGGGGAATAGCAAGGCCAAGAAGAGGAAGATATCTGAGATTCTTCCCTCAGTGGAGGGGGAGCAG GTGGAGATTGAGGTGGAGATCGGGGAGGGTACCATTGAGGTGGAGGAGACGGggctggaggaggtggtggacGCTGCTCGGAACACCCAGGCAGTCTCGGATGACTCTGCCCTGGCTCTGCTTGCTGACATTACCAGCAAGTACCAGCAAGGGGGGCTAACGCTGCATGTCCTGAAGAAGGAAGGACTGAAGGAG ATGGTGTATCAGGAGGAGACGGTGACACCTCCCAAGACTCTCGAGAGTCTGGAGATGGTCGAGGTCCAGATCTCTCAGCTGGACAAGATGTTCCGCTGCAACAAATGTGACCGCAGCTTCCGCCTCTACTATCACCTTAAACAGCACATGCGCGCCCACATGGCCGCGCTGGACAAGCCTCATGCATGTTGCCACTGCGGGAAGGCGTACACACGGGAGGGGGCGCTTAAACAGCACCTGAACACGTTACATTACGAGGCGGAGGAGCTGTCGCGCAGCCAGTCCCAGAAGAAGAAGACACACGTGTGCGAGTACTGTGACAAGCAGTTTGACCACTTTGGACACTTCAAGGAGCACTTACGAAAGCACACTG gtgagaaaCCGTTTGCGTGTCCAGACTGCCATGAGCGCTTTGCCAGGAACAGCACATTGAAATGTCACATGGCTGCCTGTCAGAACGGCGCCGGGGCCAAGAAGGGACGCAAGAAACTCTACGAATGTCAG GTGTGCAGCAGTGTATTCAACAGCTGGGAGCTGTTTAAAGACCACCTGACGACACACACGGGAGAAAAGCCTAACCATTGCACCATGTGTGACCTCTGGTTCACCCAGCCCGACGACCTCCGCCAACATCTCCGCGACCTGCACGGCGTCACAGACGACAAGCTGATAACCCAGGAACTGGTCATTGCCGCCGCGGCAACGCAAGAGGAAGTGAccagggaggggaagggaggcaAGAGGGAGACCCTTCTACTAGAGGATGGGATAAGCGTGGAGCATGTTACCGTGGAGCCCGTAGGTGTGGTAGCATTGGTGGAAACAGCCATGTTGGTGGATGGGGAGGTGACCGAGATGTGTGAGGAGGACATAGAGAGACTGAAGGAAGCGGGTGTTGAGATCCGGGTGCTGCAGGTGTCAGCAGAGGGACAGGTGAACTCTGAGATCCAGGTGGAGGGGAgcgaggtggaggtggaggaggattcGCAACCGGCTATTGCTGTATGA
- the LOC112262595 gene encoding zinc finger protein 131 isoform X1 → MADKGEGCGSQFPDHYKVMLDKLNEQRQLDQFTDITLIVDGHQFRAHKAVLAACSQFFHKFFQDFTQEPLVEIEGVSNSAFRQLMEFTYTATLAVSGPEEVNDVWKAAEYLQMQEAIKALNNRMGDGTLFQLSQTLVAGNSKAKKRKISEILPSVEGEQVEIEVEIGEGTIEVEETGLEEVVDAARNTQAVSDDSALALLADITSKYQQGGLTLHVLKKEGLKEEMVYQEETVTPPKTLESLEMVEVQISQLDKMFRCNKCDRSFRLYYHLKQHMRAHMAALDKPHACCHCGKAYTREGALKQHLNTLHYEAEELSRSQSQKKKTHVCEYCDKQFDHFGHFKEHLRKHTGEKPFACPDCHERFARNSTLKCHMAACQNGAGAKKGRKKLYECQVCSSVFNSWELFKDHLTTHTGEKPNHCTMCDLWFTQPDDLRQHLRDLHGVTDDKLITQELVIAAAATQEEVTREGKGGKRETLLLEDGISVEHVTVEPVGVVALVETAMLVDGEVTEMCEEDIERLKEAGVEIRVLQVSAEGQVNSEIQVEGSEVEVEEDSQPAIAV, encoded by the exons ATGGCAGATAAGGGTGAGGGGTGTGGTAGTCAGTTCCCAGACCATTATAAAGTAATGCTGGACAAACTGAATGAACAGAGACAGCTCGACCAGTTCACAGACATCACTCTCATAGTAGACG GACACCAGTTCAGGGCCCATAAGGCAGTGTTAGCAGCGTGCAGTCAGTTCTTCCACAAGTTTTTCCAGGACTTCACACAGGAGCCACTAGTGGAGATTGAAG GAGTGAGTAACTCAGCTTTCCGCCAGCTGATGGAATTTACGTACACAGCTACGCTGGCTGTCAGTGGGCCAGAGGAGGTCAACGACGTGTGGAAGGCAGCAGAGTACCTCCAGATGCAGGAGGCCATCAAGGCCCTCAACAACAG gATGGGTGATGGCACCCTCTTCCAGCTATCCCAGACTCTGGTGGCGGGGAATAGCAAGGCCAAGAAGAGGAAGATATCTGAGATTCTTCCCTCAGTGGAGGGGGAGCAG GTGGAGATTGAGGTGGAGATCGGGGAGGGTACCATTGAGGTGGAGGAGACGGggctggaggaggtggtggacGCTGCTCGGAACACCCAGGCAGTCTCGGATGACTCTGCCCTGGCTCTGCTTGCTGACATTACCAGCAAGTACCAGCAAGGGGGGCTAACGCTGCATGTCCTGAAGAAGGAAGGACTGAAGGAG GAGATGGTGTATCAGGAGGAGACGGTGACACCTCCCAAGACTCTCGAGAGTCTGGAGATGGTCGAGGTCCAGATCTCTCAGCTGGACAAGATGTTCCGCTGCAACAAATGTGACCGCAGCTTCCGCCTCTACTATCACCTTAAACAGCACATGCGCGCCCACATGGCCGCGCTGGACAAGCCTCATGCATGTTGCCACTGCGGGAAGGCGTACACACGGGAGGGGGCGCTTAAACAGCACCTGAACACGTTACATTACGAGGCGGAGGAGCTGTCGCGCAGCCAGTCCCAGAAGAAGAAGACACACGTGTGCGAGTACTGTGACAAGCAGTTTGACCACTTTGGACACTTCAAGGAGCACTTACGAAAGCACACTG gtgagaaaCCGTTTGCGTGTCCAGACTGCCATGAGCGCTTTGCCAGGAACAGCACATTGAAATGTCACATGGCTGCCTGTCAGAACGGCGCCGGGGCCAAGAAGGGACGCAAGAAACTCTACGAATGTCAG GTGTGCAGCAGTGTATTCAACAGCTGGGAGCTGTTTAAAGACCACCTGACGACACACACGGGAGAAAAGCCTAACCATTGCACCATGTGTGACCTCTGGTTCACCCAGCCCGACGACCTCCGCCAACATCTCCGCGACCTGCACGGCGTCACAGACGACAAGCTGATAACCCAGGAACTGGTCATTGCCGCCGCGGCAACGCAAGAGGAAGTGAccagggaggggaagggaggcaAGAGGGAGACCCTTCTACTAGAGGATGGGATAAGCGTGGAGCATGTTACCGTGGAGCCCGTAGGTGTGGTAGCATTGGTGGAAACAGCCATGTTGGTGGATGGGGAGGTGACCGAGATGTGTGAGGAGGACATAGAGAGACTGAAGGAAGCGGGTGTTGAGATCCGGGTGCTGCAGGTGTCAGCAGAGGGACAGGTGAACTCTGAGATCCAGGTGGAGGGGAgcgaggtggaggtggaggaggattcGCAACCGGCTATTGCTGTATGA